A region of Cataglyphis hispanica isolate Lineage 1 chromosome 6, ULB_Chis1_1.0, whole genome shotgun sequence DNA encodes the following proteins:
- the LOC126850685 gene encoding antitrypsin-like isoform X1 encodes MHTALFAIIIANIVYAFDLSMPFNRNIYKKLDLSTAIVTYVEIKDIHSLKSPVYTHTYRMRNFGNSLVSPIVMDMITALLLNVLKNSSKKELITYLIRNKVGKIPLSDMYKSEFSYLNDIENIELYFGNAIYVQKSVNLTNNFISLCMKKKLHCSKVDFKNNVQTARIINSWVEEKTNDKLPHVIFPDVDINKDTKIMLINVAYFHIGLDNIKAKISEKRKYYVTPSKLFYVPTIQIENLSFIYGEVPYWNAKFVEIPVSNANITINIFYPIEKGSEGLEYMLNKLDFDEFKLIKNVYTNKFENIDYLILPRFTIEYHENMTTFYYQNGVTTMFKNDADLTGLSKIPLKVNNIFQTNFININVKNSEAPNVNENKVREPADSQKQLIIDCPFYYAINVHGEVAFAGVMQAPEFLFRGYRKDEL; translated from the exons ATGCATACag CGCTGTTTGCTATCATCATCGCTAACATTGTGTATGCTTTCGATTTATCGATGCCatttaacagaaatatttataaaaaacttgatCTATCTACAGCGATTGTAACATATGTAGAAATAAAGGATATACATAGTTTAAAATCACCagtgtacacacatacatat AGAATGAGAAACTTTGGAAATAGTCTGGTTAGTCCTATAGTTATGGATATGATAACAGCTTTACTTTTAAACGTACTTAAAAACTCGTCAAAGAAAGAATTGATAACATATTTGATCAGGAATAAAGTCGGTAAAATCCCTCTCAGCGATATGTACAAATCGGAATTCTCTTACTTAAAT GATATCGAAAACATAGAATTGTATTTTGgaaatgcaatatatgttCAAAAGTCAGttaatttaacaaacaattttatatcattatgcaTGAAAAAGAAACTTCATTGTTCAAAAGTAGATTTCAAGAATAACGTACAAACtgcaagaattataaattcatggGTCGAAGAGAaaacaaatgataaattacCACACGTAATTTTTCCAG ATGTCGATATCAATAaggatacaaaaattatgttgataaATGTTGCGTACTTTCATATTGGATTggataatataaaagcaaaaatatcagaaaaacgCAAATATTATGTTACTCCATCAAAACTGTTTTATGTTCCAACaattcaaattgaaaatttgtcatttatttatggCGAAGTACCATATTGGAATGcaaaatttgttgaaattcCAGTTtcg aatgccaacattacaataaatatattttatccaatcGAAAAAGGATCTGAAGGCCTAGAATACATGTTAAATAAACTtgattttgatgaatttaaattaattaaaaatgtatacacaaacaaatttgaaaatatagattatctAATTCTACCTAGGTTTACAATTGaatatcatgaaaatatgacaacattttattatcag AACGGTGTAACTACGATGTTCAAGAATGATGCGGACTTGACAGGTCTCTCCAAAATTCCTTTAAAAGTGAACAATATctttcaaacaaattttataaacattaatgtaaaaaattcagaaGCTCCAAATG TTAACGAAAATAAAGTAAGAGAACCGGCAGATTCACAGAAACAGCTGATCATAGATTGTCCGTTTTATTACGCAATCAATGTGCACGGAGAAGTAGCTTTTGCTGGAGTCATGCAAGCaccagaatttttatttagaggatatagaaaagatgaattataa
- the LOC126850685 gene encoding antitrypsin-like isoform X2, producing MHTALFAIIIANIVYAFDLSMPFNRNIYKKLDLSTAIVTYVEIKDIHSLKSPVYTHTYRMRNFGNSLVSPIVMDMITALLLNVLKNSSKKELITYLIRNKVGKIPLSDMYKSEFSYLNDIENIELYFGNAIYVQKSVNLTNNFISLCMKKKLHCSKVDFKNNVQTARIINSWVEEKTNDKLPHVIFPDVDINKDTKIMLINVAYFHIGLDNIKAKISEKRKYYVTPSKLFYVPTIQIENLSFIYGEVPYWNAKFVEIPVSNANITINIFYPIEKGSEGLEYMLNKLDFDEFKLIKNVYTNKFENIDYLILPRFTIEYHENMTTFYYQNGVTTMFKNDADLTGLSKIPLKVNNIFQTNFIYINLGNLEAPNVNENKVREPADSQKQLIIDCPFYYAINVHGEVAFAGVMQAPEFLFRGYRKDEL from the exons ATGCATACag CGCTGTTTGCTATCATCATCGCTAACATTGTGTATGCTTTCGATTTATCGATGCCatttaacagaaatatttataaaaaacttgatCTATCTACAGCGATTGTAACATATGTAGAAATAAAGGATATACATAGTTTAAAATCACCagtgtacacacatacatat AGAATGAGAAACTTTGGAAATAGTCTGGTTAGTCCTATAGTTATGGATATGATAACAGCTTTACTTTTAAACGTACTTAAAAACTCGTCAAAGAAAGAATTGATAACATATTTGATCAGGAATAAAGTCGGTAAAATCCCTCTCAGCGATATGTACAAATCGGAATTCTCTTACTTAAAT GATATCGAAAACATAGAATTGTATTTTGgaaatgcaatatatgttCAAAAGTCAGttaatttaacaaacaattttatatcattatgcaTGAAAAAGAAACTTCATTGTTCAAAAGTAGATTTCAAGAATAACGTACAAACtgcaagaattataaattcatggGTCGAAGAGAaaacaaatgataaattacCACACGTAATTTTTCCAG ATGTCGATATCAATAaggatacaaaaattatgttgataaATGTTGCGTACTTTCATATTGGATTggataatataaaagcaaaaatatcagaaaaacgCAAATATTATGTTACTCCATCAAAACTGTTTTATGTTCCAACaattcaaattgaaaatttgtcatttatttatggCGAAGTACCATATTGGAATGcaaaatttgttgaaattcCAGTTtcg aatgccaacattacaataaatatattttatccaatcGAAAAAGGATCTGAAGGCCTAGAATACATGTTAAATAAACTtgattttgatgaatttaaattaattaaaaatgtatacacaaacaaatttgaaaatatagattatctAATTCTACCTAGGTTTACAATTGaatatcatgaaaatatgacaacattttattatcag AACGGTGTAACTACGATGTTCAAGAATGATGCGGACTTGACTGGTCTTTCAAAAATTCCTTTAAAAGTGAACAATATctttcaaacaaattttatatacattaatttaggAAATTTAGAAGCTCCAAATG TTAACGAAAATAAAGTAAGAGAACCGGCAGATTCACAGAAACAGCTGATCATAGATTGTCCGTTTTATTACGCAATCAATGTGCACGGAGAAGTAGCTTTTGCTGGAGTCATGCAAGCaccagaatttttatttagaggatatagaaaagatgaattataa
- the LOC126850686 gene encoding antichymotrypsin-2-like isoform X1 — protein sequence MLTALFTIIITNIVCAADLSKSFKSKTYKNIDLSAAIITYVELQDISSPKKTPLSTYYEPTFLGNNVFSPVSSDMIESLFLNSARGSTRNELMTYLGITDDKIKPFSDMYRPELAYLNDIENVELYLGNAIYVHKSVDLTNDFLSLCTNERHCSISKVDFKNNVETTKAINSWVQEKTNDEISQIISLGYIDKDTKIMLVNVVYLNVSLDNVGKIDKRKFYPFPSKMFFLPTINFDNLKFIHGEIPQWSAKFVEISILNANITITIFLPYEEMKLEGLEYLLDKIDLSELRLLKTINHYENIDYLFLPIFRIVHDENVTDNFYQEGVTTMFGDDADLTNLSKIPLKVNSIIQANFINIDIGKSEVPNVDRNKVRNLVGSQKELVINCPFIYVIEVNEETIFVGIMQTSNFIYRRHKTDEL from the exons ATGCTTACAG CGTTGTTTACGATCATCATCACCAACATTGTGTGTGCCGCCGATTTATCAAAGTCATTTAAAAgcaaaacttataaaaatattgatttatctgCAGCGATTATAACATATGTAGAATTGCAGGATATATCTAGTCCAAAAAAAACACCACTGTctacatattat GAACCAACATTCTTAGGAAATAATGTGTTTAGTCCTGTAAGTAGCGATATGAtagaatctttatttttaaacagcgCTAGAGGATCGACAAGGAATGAATTGATGACTTATTTGGGCATTactgatgataaaataaaaccttTTAGCGATATGTACCGACCGGAATTGGCTTACTTAAAT GATATCGAAAACGTAGAATTGTATTTAGgaaatgcaatatatgttCACAAGTCAGTTGATTTGACAAacgattttttatcattatgcaCGAATGAACGTCATTGTTCGATTTCAAAAGTAGATTTCAAGAATAACGTAGAAACTACAAAAGCAATAAATTCATGGGTCCAAGAGAAAACAAATGATgaaatatcacaaataatttctttag GTTATATCGATAaggatacaaaaattatgttgGTAAATGTTGTGTACCTCAACGTTAGCTTGGATAATGTAGGGAAGATAGACAAACGCAAATTTTATCCTTTTccatcaaaaatgttttttctcccaacaattaattttgataacttgaaatttattcatgGCGAAATACCACAATGGAGTGCgaaatttgttgaaatttcaattttg aatGCCAACATTAcgataactatatttttaccaTACGAAGAGATGAAACTTGAAGGCCTGGAATacttattagataaaattgatttaagtGAATTAAGATTACTTAAAACTATAAAccattatgaaaatatagattatctGTTTTTACCTATATTTAGGATTGTACATGATGAAAATGtaacagataatttttatcag GAGGGTGTAACTACAATGTTCGGGGATGATGCTGATTTGACAAATCTGTCAAAAATTCCTTTAAAAGTGAACAGTATCATTcaagcaaattttataaacattgatATAGGAAAATCAGAAGTTCCAAATG ttgACAGAAATAAAGTAAGAAATCTGGTAGGTTCACAGAAAGAGCTGGTCATAAATTGTCCGTTCATTTACGTAATCGAAGTGAACGAAGAAACAATATTTGTAGGAATCATGCaaacatcaaattttatatataggagACATAAGAcagatgaattataa
- the LOC126850686 gene encoding antichymotrypsin-2-like isoform X2 — translation MIESLFLNSARGSTRNELMTYLGITDDKIKPFSDMYRPELAYLNDIENVELYLGNAIYVHKSVDLTNDFLSLCTNERHCSISKVDFKNNVETTKAINSWVQEKTNDEISQIISLGYIDKDTKIMLVNVVYLNVSLDNVGKIDKRKFYPFPSKMFFLPTINFDNLKFIHGEIPQWSAKFVEISILNANITITIFLPYEEMKLEGLEYLLDKIDLSELRLLKTINHYENIDYLFLPIFRIVHDENVTDNFYQEGVTTMFGDDADLTNLSKIPLKVNSIIQANFINIDIGKSEVPNVDRNKVRNLVGSQKELVINCPFIYVIEVNEETIFVGIMQTSNFIYRRHKTDEL, via the exons ATGAtagaatctttatttttaaacagcgCTAGAGGATCGACAAGGAATGAATTGATGACTTATTTGGGCATTactgatgataaaataaaaccttTTAGCGATATGTACCGACCGGAATTGGCTTACTTAAAT GATATCGAAAACGTAGAATTGTATTTAGgaaatgcaatatatgttCACAAGTCAGTTGATTTGACAAacgattttttatcattatgcaCGAATGAACGTCATTGTTCGATTTCAAAAGTAGATTTCAAGAATAACGTAGAAACTACAAAAGCAATAAATTCATGGGTCCAAGAGAAAACAAATGATgaaatatcacaaataatttctttag GTTATATCGATAaggatacaaaaattatgttgGTAAATGTTGTGTACCTCAACGTTAGCTTGGATAATGTAGGGAAGATAGACAAACGCAAATTTTATCCTTTTccatcaaaaatgttttttctcccaacaattaattttgataacttgaaatttattcatgGCGAAATACCACAATGGAGTGCgaaatttgttgaaatttcaattttg aatGCCAACATTAcgataactatatttttaccaTACGAAGAGATGAAACTTGAAGGCCTGGAATacttattagataaaattgatttaagtGAATTAAGATTACTTAAAACTATAAAccattatgaaaatatagattatctGTTTTTACCTATATTTAGGATTGTACATGATGAAAATGtaacagataatttttatcag GAGGGTGTAACTACAATGTTCGGGGATGATGCTGATTTGACAAATCTGTCAAAAATTCCTTTAAAAGTGAACAGTATCATTcaagcaaattttataaacattgatATAGGAAAATCAGAAGTTCCAAATG ttgACAGAAATAAAGTAAGAAATCTGGTAGGTTCACAGAAAGAGCTGGTCATAAATTGTCCGTTCATTTACGTAATCGAAGTGAACGAAGAAACAATATTTGTAGGAATCATGCaaacatcaaattttatatataggagACATAAGAcagatgaattataa